The Streptomyces sp. V4I8 genome includes the window GAGCGCGGCCAGCACGTCCGCCTCCCGGTCGGCCGACTCCGCGCGCGCCGCGAGATCCCGGGCACGCCGCAGGTGATACAGGGCGATGCGCATATCGCCCCAGTCCCGCTGCCAGATGCCGATCACCTGGTGGGCGACGGAGGCGTGCAACGGCGACGGATCGGCGTCGAGCACCCCTTCCGCCCTCGCCAGCGCGGCGTTCGGCGCGGCGAACACCATCGGCAGCAGTTCGAGAACCGAGTCGCTTCCCGCTGTCACTCCACGGATGGTAGTTGCCACGGAACCGTGCCACACCGGTTTGGCGCTGTATCAATGAGCGACCGTCAGGCTCTGACTGACGAACGTCGCCTCAGGGGGAGGACCCGCCATGGCACCACAGCGATTCCACGAGCAGTTCGAGCAGATCCAGCGCTCCATGCCCGACGTCCCCCTCGCGATGGGACCCGACGACTCCGCCGAGTTCATCTACGAGAAGGGGTACGTGCTGGTCCGCGACGGCGAGGACGCCCGCGTCGTCGAGGACACCGTGCGGGCGCACTTCACCGCGGACCCCGGCCTGGTCCAGGACAACGTGCGTCGCGCGAGCCCGCAGGCCAACCGCTCCGGCATCACCCGCATCCAGGTCGGCGACCCCGGCGAGGGCGACCGCAGCGGGGACCCCACCGTCGCGCACGCCCTGCGCGCCCTGGGGGAGACGGAGGGCCGGGCCGGACGCCGGCTCGTCAGCCGCAACCACCTCGTGGGGATCACGCCGGGTGTCAACTCCTGTCCCGGAGACGAACCCGCGCCCGCACCGCTCGCGGACGGGACCAACCCCACGGCGGCCGAAGGCGTCCACGACCCGGACACCGCCGTCGGCGTCCTCGTCATCGACACCGGCCTCATGCACGACTACCGCTCCTTCCCGCTGCTGTCCCACACCGAGGGCGACGCCCAGGTCCAGGAGTGCGACGGCCAAGGCGTCCTCCAGCAGTACGTCGGCCACGGCACCTTCATCGCCGGCCTCGTCGCCGCCGTGGCGCCCAACACGGACATCACGGTCCGCAACACCCTTCACGACGCGGGCGCCATCCTGGAGTCCGAGTTCGGCGAGAAGCTCTTCGAGGCCGTCGACGCGGGCGGCTGGCCCGACATCCTCAGCCTCTCCGCCGGCACCTCCAACGGCCGCACCGACGGTCTGCTCGGCATCGAGGCCTTCATGCGGGAACTGCGCGAGCAGCGCACCCTGCTCGTCGCGGCGGCCGGCAACAACGGCAGCGCCACCCCCTTCTGGCCCGCCGCCTACGCCGACCTGTCCGACTACCAGGACGTCGTGCTGTCGGTCGGAGCGCTGCGCGGCGACGGCGAGTTCGGCGCCTGCTTCAGCAACCACGGAGGCTGGGTGAAGGTGTACGCGCCCGGTGAGCGCCTCACCAGCGCCCTCACCGGCTTCGAGACGCCCGTGCCGTACGTGTACCAGCACTCCACCTACGACACCTGCCGGTACGGCTTCGGCTACTCCTGCACCTGCCAGGCCCCGCGCCACACCGGCGTGTTGAGCGAGCAGGGCGGCGCCGCCAAGCCCGACCAGGTGATGTTCGAGGGGTTCGCGCACTGGAGCGGCACCTCGTTCGCCACGCCGCTCGTCGCCGGCATGATCGCCGCCCATATGACCGCGCAGCAGGAGAGCGACCCGCGTGTCGCCCGGTACAAGATGCTCGCGGCGAACTCCGGCTTCGCGGAGGTGCGGGGGGCGCATGTGCCGGCCCTACGCCCCCCGACCTGGCGCCCTGTCTCCGTCACACGCCCGGCTCCTCGGTCATGAGGGTCGGAACCGCCCCCTCCGCGGCGTACGATGACTTGCCGTACACGAGGGGTGGGGCTGTGGACCGTGCAGATGTCGGTGCGTTGGTCCAGTCCGCCGTCGACGGTGACGCGGCGGCCTGGAAGGCACTCGTGGAAGGGCTGAGCCCACTGGTGTGGTCCGTCGTGCGGGCACACCGGCTCAATGACGCCGACGCCCATGAGGTGTACCAGACCGTCTGGTTCCGCTTCGCCCAGCACCTCGGGCGCATCCGCGAACCCGAGAAGGCCGGGTCCTGGCTCGCGAGCACCGCACGGCACGAATGCCTGAAGGTGCTCAAGAGTTTGCGGCGGCTCACCGTCACGAACGATCCGCAGCTGCTCGACCGGGTCAGCGAGGACCGCACGCCCGAACAGTCGCTGCTGGACTCCGAGGAGGCCGCCGCCGAGTCCGAGCGGATCCGGTGGATGTGGCAGGAGTTCGAGGAACTCGGCGACCGCTGCCGCCAGTTGCTGCGGGTCCTGATCGCCTCACCGCCGCCCAGCTACCAGGAGGTGTCCGCCGCGCTGGGCATCGCCGTGGGCAGCATCGGTCCGCTGCGCCAGCGCTGTCTGCGCCGGCTCCGGGCCCGACTCGACGCACGGGGAGCGCTGTGAACGACGACATGCACGACGAAATGCCGGGCGAAGAGCCCTTCGGCGACGAGGAGTTCGACGTCGCGGAGTTCGACGTCGAAGTGCTGGAGGAGGAACTCCGCCGTGCCTCCGCCATCCTGGACCCCGTACCGGCCCAGCTGCGGCAGATCGCCGTCGAGGCCTTCGCGCTGCACGACCTCGACGCCCGGATCGCCGAGTTGACGTTCGACTCGGTGGTGGACGCCATTCCGGTCAGGGGGGCGACGGACGTGCCGCGGATGCTGACCTTCCGCGCGGGCGAGGTGACGGTCGACGTGGAGGTGACCGCACAGGGCCTGATGGGGCAGGTGCTGCCGCCGCAGCAGGCCCGGATCGAGGTGCTGGGCGGCCCCCGGACGGCGGTGCCGGTCGTCGCCGACGACATGGGCCGCTTCACCAGCGACGCACCGCCGAACGGCCCCTTCGCCCTGCGGCTGCGGACCGGCGGCGAGGTCGTGGTCACGGAGTGGCTGCGCGCCTGACCGGCCTCGTCAGCGAGAGACGGCGTCCACCAGCGTCGCCAGCGCCTTCGCGAGCCGGGTGAGTCCGGGACCGACCGGACCGCCCGGCTCCGTCATGTACCTGTCCCGGCGGATCTCGATCATCAGGGCGCTGACGCGCGGTTCGTCGCCGTAGAACTCCAGCGGGACGTACGTACCGCTGAACGGGCTGTCGAGCCCCGTCTGCCCGCACGGCGCGAACGCCTCCCGGGCCGCGGCGACCAGCTCGGGCGGGGTATGGAAGGAGTCGGTGCCCAGGCAGACCGCCGGTCGGGGGCCCTCGCCGTGCAGTTCGTAGGGAAGCCTGGCACTGGGGTAGGAGTGCACGTCGATGATCACGGCCCGGCCGGTGACGGCGAGACGATCGGCCACGGCGTCCGTCATGGCCTTCGCGTAGGGCCGGAAGTACCGCTCGACAAGCGGCTCGGGGTCGGCGTCGGCGGGGCGCAGCGGTGCCTTGTGCGTGGTCCGCGTGTACACGGCCCCCATCCCCACGGCCAGCATCTCCTCCCGCGCGTCCGGGAACCGCTCCGGGTCGACGACCAGCCGCGAGAGCCGGTTGACGAACCGCCAGGGGGTGACTGCCGCCGCCCGCGCCGCCTCGTGCGCGAGCTCCGCGGTGTGCGCGTCGACGATGTGGTCCAGCTCCCGCTCCAGCGCGGAGTCGTCCAGCAGGATCCCGGCGCGCACCGCGGGCGGGATCTCCCGTGCCGAGTGCGGCACATGCAGGATCACCGGCGATCCCGCTGCCCCGGAGAAGAGGTCGAAAGAGGGCATACGGCTGCTCCCGGGGCGTGGGCAAGAAGATCTGGTGAGACGCACCCGCCCCGGCCGGGCCGAAGCCGACCGGGGCGGGATGACGCGTCAGGCGGACGTCAGCTCAGCGAGGCGAGCGCCTCGTTCCAGGTGGCCGACGGGCGCATGACCGCGGCGGCCTTGGCCGGGTCGGGCTGGTAGTAGCCGCCGATCTCGGCCGGCTTGCCCTGGACGGCGTTCAGCTCGTCGACGATCTTCTGTTCGTTGGCGGTGAGCGTCTCGGCGAGCGGGGCGAAGGCCTTGGCCAGGTCCGCGTCGTCGGTCTGCTTGGCCAGCTCCTGCGCCCAGTACAGGGACAGGAAGAAGTGGCTGCCGCGGTTGTCGATGCCGCCGACGCGACGGGTCGGGGACTTGTCCTCGTTGAGGAAGGTCGCCGTGGCGCGGTCGAGGGTGTCGGCGAGGACCTTGGCCTTCGGGTTGTTCGTGGCCGTCGCGTACTGCTCCAGGGACGGCACCAGCGCGAAGAACTCACCGAGGGAGTCCCAGCGCAGGTAGTCCTCCTTGACCAGCTGCTGGACGTGCTTCGGCGCGGAACCGCCGGCGCCCGTCTCGAACAGGCCGCCGCCCGCCATCAGCGGGACGACCGACAGCATCTTGGCGCTGGTGCCCAGCTCCAGGATGGGGAACAGGTCGGTGAGGTAGTCACGCAGGACGTTGCCGGTGACCGAGATGGTGTTCTCGCCGCGGCGGATGCGCTCCACCGACAGCTTCGTCGCGTCGACCGGGGCGAGGATGCGGATGTCCAGACCCTCGGTGTCGTGCTCCGGCAGGTACGCGTTGACCTTGGCGATCAGGTTGGCGTCGTGCGCGCGGGTCTCGTCCAGCCAGAACACGGCCGGGTCGCCGGTGGCGCGGGCGCGGGTGACGGCGAGCTTCACCCAGTCCTTGATCGGCGCGTCCTTGGTCTGGCAGGCACGGAAGATGTCGCCCTCGGCGACCGGCTGCTCGATGACCACGTTGCCGGCCTGGTCGACCAGACGCACCGTACCGGCGGCCTTGATCTCGAAGGTCTTGTCGTGGGAGCCGTACTCCTCGGCCTTCTGCGCCATGAGACCGACGTTCGGGACCGAGCCCATCGTCGACGGGTCGTAGGCGCCGTTGGCGCGGCAGTCGTCGAGCACGGCCTGGTAGACACCGGCGTACGAGGAGTCCGGGAGCACCGCGAGGGTGTCGGCCTCCTGGCCGTCCGGGCCCCACATGTGGCCGGAGGTGCGGATCATGGCCGGCATCGAGGCGTCGACGATCACGTCGGACGGCACGTGCAGGTTGGTGATGCCCTTGTCGGAGTCGACCATGGCCAGCTCCGGGCCCTCGGCGATCTCCGCGTCGAAGGACGCCTTGATCTCGGCGCCGTTCGGCAGCGCGTCCAGGCCCTTGAGGATGCCGCCCAGACCGTCGTTCGGGGAGAGACCGGCGGCGGCGAGCGCCTGGCCGTACTTCTCGAAGGTCTTCGGGAAGAAGGCGCGCACGACGTGGCCGAAGACGATCGGGTCGGAGACCTTCATCATCGTGGCCTTGAGGTGCACGGAGAACAGCACGCCCTCGGCCTTGGCCTTGGCGACCTGCGCGGTCAGGAACTCGCGCAGCGCGGCGACGCGCATCACGGAGGCGTCGACGACCTCGCCCTCGAGGACCGGTACGGACTCGCGCAGGACGGTGGTGGTGCCGTCCTCGGCGACGAGCTCGATCTTCAGCGCGCCGGCCTCGGAGATCACGACGGACTTCTCGGTGGAGCGGAAGTCGTTCTGGCCCATGGTCGCCACGTTGGTCTTGGACTCGGGGGTCCAGGCGCCCATGCGGTGCGGGTGGGTCTTGGCGTAGTTCTTGACCGAGGCGGGGGCGCGCCGGTCGGAGTTGCCCTCACGCAGGACCGGGTTCACGGCGGAGCCCTTGACCTTGTCGTAGCGGGCCTGGATCTCCCGCTCCTCGTCGGTCTTCGGGTCGTCCGGGTAGTTCGGCAGCGCGTAGCCCTGGCCCTGCAGCTCGGCGATGGCGGCCTTGAGCTGCGGGATCGACGCCGAGATGTTCGGCAGCTTGATGATGTTGGCGGCGGGCGTCTTCGCGAGCTCACCGAGCTCGGTGAGGGCGTCCGGGATGCGCTGGTCCTCGGTCAGGTACTCCGGGAACACCGCGATGATGCGGCCGGCCAGCGAGATGTCCCGCGTCTCCACGGCGACACCCGCCTGCGAGGCGTACGCCTGGACCACCGGCAGGAAGGAATACGTCGCCAGGGCCGGGGCCTCGTCAGTGTGCGTATAGATGATGGTCGAGTCAGTCACCGGGTGCTCCGCTCCACGTCTGCAACATTGCTCGACATCAAGATATCTCGTGATCGACCTCGACTCGACAGGGGTCCGCACAGAGGTGCGGGATGTCTGCCGAGATTTCGGATCCGCGTAAACGGATGTACCGCCTCCGCGCAACCGGTTCACCTGATCCCACAGTCATGTAGGGAGATCACCGATCCGGCGGCCGGGCCTGACCATCCGGCCGCCCCAGCGAAAGCGGACCATGAGATATCGCAGCAGAGTGACGGCCCCCGCGGCCGCCCTGATCGGCACGGCGGCGGCCCTCGCCGCCGCCCCCTCCGCCCTGGCGGCACCGACGCGCACGGGGACGCCGGCCACCAGGACCTCCGGCACCCCGGGCCCCGAGACCCTCGGCGACTCCGTCTACCCGGCCCTCGGCAACGACGGCTACCGCGTCTCGGCCTACCACCTCGACTTCTCCTACGACGCCACGACCCGCCTGGTCGACGCCACCGCCACCCTGAAGATCCGCACCACCCAGGCCCTGTCCCGCTTCTCCCTCGACGCCCTCGGCCTCGACATCCGCTCCGTCCGCGTCGGCGGCCGTACGGCGACGTTCGAGCAGGTGGCCGAGAAGCTGCGCATAACGCCCGCGCGGGCCCTGCCCGCCGAGTGCGCGGTCACCGTCTGCGTCGAGTACTCGGCGGACCCGCGCCGTACCCTGCCGCACACCGGCTGGGTCGACACGCTGGACGGGTTCGCGGTGGCCTGCCAGGCGGACTCGGCGCACACCGTCTTCCCCTGCAACGACCACCCGTCCGACAAGGCCGACTTCACCTTCCGGCTCACCGTCCCCAGCGGCCTCCGGGGTGTGGCGAGCGGCCTGCTCGTGCGCACCGAGAACCTGGCCGGCGGCCGGACGGCGTACACCTACCGCTCCCGCGAGCCCATGGCGACGGAGCTGGTGCAGATCACGGTCGGCGACTACGTGGTGAAGGACCGGCAGGGCCCGCACGGGCTCCCGCTGCGGGACGTCGTGCCCGTGGCGCGCGCCGAGGCGCTGGAGCCGGCGCTCGCGCTGACACCGAAGCTGGTGGAGTGGGTGGAGGCACGGCTCGGGCCGTACCCCTTCGAGACGTACGGACTGCTGCCCTGCAACTCCGACGTCCCGGAGCCCTTCGGTTTCACCGGTCTGGAGACCCAGACCCTCACCATCTACCGGCCGAACTATCTGCTCCAGGAGGAGAAGAAGATCGGCTCGCACATGATGCACGAGCTGGTCCACTCCTACTTCGGCAACAGCGTCAGCCCCGCCACCTGGGCCGACCTGTGGATCAACGAGGGCCACGCCGACTTCTACGGGCTGCTCTACCGCTATGAGCGCGGCTGGCCCGACTCCCTGGGCATGACCACCCTGGAAGCCCGCATGAAGAACACCTACGCGCAGGGCGACCAGTGGCGCCACGACTGGGGGCCGGTCGCGGCGCCGAACGCGGTGAACCTGTTCGAGGGCCAGCGCTACCTGGGCGGCGTCCTCGTCCTGTACGCACTGCGCAACCTCGTCGGCGAGGACGCCTTCACCGCCCTGGAGCGCGCCTTCCTCGCCCGGTACCGCAACTCCTCGGCGTCCACGGCGGACTACATCGCCGTCGCCTCGGAGGTCTCGGGTCAGGATCTGTCCGGATTCCTTCGGGACTGGCTGTACGGCACCAAGACGCCGCGGATGCCCGGGCATCCGGACTGGACGGTCACGCCGGTGAAGCCGTCCCTCGCCGCGCCGCACAGCCGTAAGGGCAGCCGCCACCACGAGAACTCGGCCACCCTCTAGGCATGTTCGGGTAGGTCAGTCGAGGCGGACGGGGGCCACCACCTCGTCCGCCTCTCCGGGGACGCGCTGCTGCGGAATGGCCACCGTCCCCTGCTGGATCGCCACCGTGCGCGTCGGCGCCGGGATGCGGATGCCCTCCGCGCGGTACCGCCGGTGCAGGCGCTTGATGAACTCGTGCTTGATCCGGTACTGGTCGCTGAACTCACCGACGCCCAGGATCACGGTGAAGCCGATCCGCGAGTCGCCGAAGGTGTGGAAGCGGATGATCGGCTCGTGGTCCGGTACCGCCCCCTCGACCTCGGCCATCACCTCGCCGATGACGTCGTTCGTCACCCGCTCGACGTGGTCGAGGTCGCTGTCGTAGGCGACGCCGACCTGAACCAGGATCGTCAACTGCTGCTCGGGACGCATGAAGTTGGTCATGTTCGTCTTCGCGAGCTCCCCGTTGGGGATCACGACCAGGTTGTTGGACAGGTTGCGGACCGTGGTCTGGCGCCAGTTGATGTCCTCGACGTAGCCCTCCTCGCCGCTGCTCAGCCGGATGTAGTCGCCGGGCTGGACGGTCTTGGAGGCGAGGATGTGGATGCCCGCGAAGAGGTTGGCGAGGGTGTCCTGAAGGGCGAGCGCGACCGCCAGACCGCCCACGCCCAGGGCGGTGAGCAGGGGCGCTATCGAGATGCCCAGCGTCTGCAGCACCACCAGGAAGCCGATGGCCAGGATCAGGATCCGGGTGATGTTGACGAAGATCGTGGCCGACCCGGCGACGCCGGGCCGGGACTGGGTGACCGTCCGCATCACTCCGGCGATCCCGCGGGCCACCGCCAGCGTCACGACGAAGATGAGCAGCACGGTCAGCGTCTGGTTGACGTTGTGCTGGACCGTCCGGGTCAGCGGCAGCGCCGCACCGGCGGAGGCCGCGCCGCCGAGGAAGGCCGCCCACGGCACCACGGTCCGCAGGGTGTCCACGATGAGGTCGTCGCCGCTCCAGCGGGTGCGGTCGGCGTGCTTGCCCAGCCAGCGCAGCAGCATCCGCAGCAGGAAGGCGGCGAGGAGCCCCGCCGCCAGCGCGATCCCGGCGATCACCAGGTCGTCCACTGTGAGCGCTCGCGTCACCGGTCACCCCCGGGGAGAAAAGCTGCGGCGAACCCCTTCGCCGACGGCCGGATGTGAAGTCTCGTCACGTTGTCACCTGCTCGATTCCGCGATGTGCCGTCGCGCCGGCCACCCCATCCCCCGAGACCGGCGCGAGGGCTCATCCTGCCGTATCGGGTACACGTGTTCGTGCCAGGATCGTCGGCCGGACGGCCGCATCGGTCGCTTTCGGGCATTCTCCCTCGGACTCCGGCCACCGCCGAGGGCGGAACGGCTGCCTGGCGGGGCGCGCTTGACGCTCGGGCGGCGCGCGAGGGTCGCTTCACGCTCTGCGCGCCCCTGGAGGGGGCCATGGGGTACCGAGTGCCGAGCCCGGTCAGACGTCGTGGAACGAGCCGTGCCGCCCGGCGCCGGAGGCGAAGCGGGACGCGCCCTCCAGGCTCTCCGCCAACACGCCCGAGCCATGCCGGAGTTCGCCGCGCATCGCGTCCGCCTCGTCCAGCCCCTCCTGGGCGAGCACCGAGGCCCGGTCGGCGCGCAGACAGGCCTGCGGAAAGCGCGCGATCGTGGCGGCCAGCTCCTCCGCCTCGGCGCGGGCGCGTCCGGTGGGCACCACGCGGTTGGCGAGCCCCATGGCGTAGGCCTCGCTCGCCGGCACCGGCCGCCCCGTCAGGATCATGTCCATCGCGCGGCTCGTGCCGATCAGCCGGGGCAGCCGTACCGTGCCGCCGTCGATCAGCGGCACGCCCCAACGGCGGCAGAACACCCCGAAGACGGCGTCCTCCTCGGCGACCCGCAGATCGCACCAGAGCGCGAGCTCCAGGCCGCCCGCCACGGCGTGCCCGGCGACCGCGGCGATCACCGGCTTCGACAGCCGCAGCCGGGTCGGCCCCATCGGCCCGTCGCCCTCCTCCGTGACCCGGTTGCCCCGCTCCGTGCCCAGCGCCTTGAGGTCGGCGCCCGCGCAGAAGGCGCCGCCCTCGCCCCACAGCACCGCCACCCTCGCGTCCTCATCGGCCTCGAACTCCCGGACAGCGTCGGTGAGTTCGGCGGCGGTGGGGCCGTCGACCGCGTTGCGGACCCCGGGTCGGGAGAGGACGACAGTGCTGACGTGTCCCTGTCGCTCGACGCGGACCGGCATGGCTGGGCCCCTTTCGACGGGTCGGACCCCGCACGTTACTGAGCGGTCACATGACCCACCACCGGAACGGACCGGTCAGCTCGCCTGCCGCCGGAACCGGGCGGTCAGCTCACCGTCCACCGGAACCGGCCGGTCAGACCACCCACCAATGAAACGGACCGGTCAGATCACCTTCCACCGCACCAGCGCACCCAGCGTCAACGCCCCCGGCAGCAGCGGCAGCCACACCGTGATGATCCGGTACGCCAGCACCACCGCCGTCGCCACCGCGACCGGACCGCCCGCCGCCACCAGCGCCACGATCAGTGCCGCCTCGACCGAGCCGAGCCCGCCCGGCGTGGGCACCAGGGCGACGGCGACGGTCGCCGCGAGATACGCCAGCGCCATGTGGGCCGGCGGCACCGGAAGTCCCAGGGCGAGCCCGACCAGGACCAGCCCGGCCGCCTGGAGCACGGGGAAGGCCAGCGAACCGCCCCACAGCGCCAGCGCCCGGGCCGGGCGGGTGTGCACCGAGCGCGCCTCGTCCAGCGCGGTGCGCAGGAAGGAGAGCACGGCGGTGCGCAGCCGACGTACGAGGGCGAAGACGGCGCCCACCACGACCGCCGCCGCGCCGACGGCGAGCAGCAGCGGGCCCCATGCCCCGTCCGGCAGCAGCGGCCCGAGGCGCAGCGCGTGCGGGAAGGCGATCAGCAGCGCGGCCAGCAGGCCGACCCGGGCCACGCTCTCCGCTAGCAGATACAGCGCCAGCGCGGCCGAGGAACGGGCGAGCGGCAGCCCGCACACCGTCATGAAGCGCAGGTTGACCGCGCTCGCGCCCAGCCCGGTGGGCAGCAGAT containing:
- a CDS encoding M1 family metallopeptidase, whose product is MRYRSRVTAPAAALIGTAAALAAAPSALAAPTRTGTPATRTSGTPGPETLGDSVYPALGNDGYRVSAYHLDFSYDATTRLVDATATLKIRTTQALSRFSLDALGLDIRSVRVGGRTATFEQVAEKLRITPARALPAECAVTVCVEYSADPRRTLPHTGWVDTLDGFAVACQADSAHTVFPCNDHPSDKADFTFRLTVPSGLRGVASGLLVRTENLAGGRTAYTYRSREPMATELVQITVGDYVVKDRQGPHGLPLRDVVPVARAEALEPALALTPKLVEWVEARLGPYPFETYGLLPCNSDVPEPFGFTGLETQTLTIYRPNYLLQEEKKIGSHMMHELVHSYFGNSVSPATWADLWINEGHADFYGLLYRYERGWPDSLGMTTLEARMKNTYAQGDQWRHDWGPVAAPNAVNLFEGQRYLGGVLVLYALRNLVGEDAFTALERAFLARYRNSSASTADYIAVASEVSGQDLSGFLRDWLYGTKTPRMPGHPDWTVTPVKPSLAAPHSRKGSRHHENSATL
- a CDS encoding RNA polymerase sigma factor: MDRADVGALVQSAVDGDAAAWKALVEGLSPLVWSVVRAHRLNDADAHEVYQTVWFRFAQHLGRIREPEKAGSWLASTARHECLKVLKSLRRLTVTNDPQLLDRVSEDRTPEQSLLDSEEAAAESERIRWMWQEFEELGDRCRQLLRVLIASPPPSYQEVSAALGIAVGSIGPLRQRCLRRLRARLDARGAL
- a CDS encoding YbhN family protein, which gives rise to MTAVRLPAGRLLGRLPVRQILCLLPLVLVVAVAVRHRSVLAEGIGHMASAKWPWLLAAVGATCLTWVAAAVTRQGAVIDRLPKLRLLVTQFAAGSANHLLPTGLGASAVNLRFMTVCGLPLARSSAALALYLLAESVARVGLLAALLIAFPHALRLGPLLPDGAWGPLLLAVGAAAVVVGAVFALVRRLRTAVLSFLRTALDEARSVHTRPARALALWGGSLAFPVLQAAGLVLVGLALGLPVPPAHMALAYLAATVAVALVPTPGGLGSVEAALIVALVAAGGPVAVATAVVLAYRIITVWLPLLPGALTLGALVRWKVI
- a CDS encoding mechanosensitive ion channel family protein; protein product: MTRALTVDDLVIAGIALAAGLLAAFLLRMLLRWLGKHADRTRWSGDDLIVDTLRTVVPWAAFLGGAASAGAALPLTRTVQHNVNQTLTVLLIFVVTLAVARGIAGVMRTVTQSRPGVAGSATIFVNITRILILAIGFLVVLQTLGISIAPLLTALGVGGLAVALALQDTLANLFAGIHILASKTVQPGDYIRLSSGEEGYVEDINWRQTTVRNLSNNLVVIPNGELAKTNMTNFMRPEQQLTILVQVGVAYDSDLDHVERVTNDVIGEVMAEVEGAVPDHEPIIRFHTFGDSRIGFTVILGVGEFSDQYRIKHEFIKRLHRRYRAEGIRIPAPTRTVAIQQGTVAIPQQRVPGEADEVVAPVRLD
- a CDS encoding crotonase/enoyl-CoA hydratase family protein, whose translation is MPVRVERQGHVSTVVLSRPGVRNAVDGPTAAELTDAVREFEADEDARVAVLWGEGGAFCAGADLKALGTERGNRVTEEGDGPMGPTRLRLSKPVIAAVAGHAVAGGLELALWCDLRVAEEDAVFGVFCRRWGVPLIDGGTVRLPRLIGTSRAMDMILTGRPVPASEAYAMGLANRVVPTGRARAEAEELAATIARFPQACLRADRASVLAQEGLDEADAMRGELRHGSGVLAESLEGASRFASGAGRHGSFHDV
- a CDS encoding N-formylglutamate amidohydrolase, whose protein sequence is MPSFDLFSGAAGSPVILHVPHSAREIPPAVRAGILLDDSALERELDHIVDAHTAELAHEAARAAAVTPWRFVNRLSRLVVDPERFPDAREEMLAVGMGAVYTRTTHKAPLRPADADPEPLVERYFRPYAKAMTDAVADRLAVTGRAVIIDVHSYPSARLPYELHGEGPRPAVCLGTDSFHTPPELVAAAREAFAPCGQTGLDSPFSGTYVPLEFYGDEPRVSALMIEIRRDRYMTEPGGPVGPGLTRLAKALATLVDAVSR
- a CDS encoding S8/S53 family peptidase, producing the protein MAPQRFHEQFEQIQRSMPDVPLAMGPDDSAEFIYEKGYVLVRDGEDARVVEDTVRAHFTADPGLVQDNVRRASPQANRSGITRIQVGDPGEGDRSGDPTVAHALRALGETEGRAGRRLVSRNHLVGITPGVNSCPGDEPAPAPLADGTNPTAAEGVHDPDTAVGVLVIDTGLMHDYRSFPLLSHTEGDAQVQECDGQGVLQQYVGHGTFIAGLVAAVAPNTDITVRNTLHDAGAILESEFGEKLFEAVDAGGWPDILSLSAGTSNGRTDGLLGIEAFMRELREQRTLLVAAAGNNGSATPFWPAAYADLSDYQDVVLSVGALRGDGEFGACFSNHGGWVKVYAPGERLTSALTGFETPVPYVYQHSTYDTCRYGFGYSCTCQAPRHTGVLSEQGGAAKPDQVMFEGFAHWSGTSFATPLVAGMIAAHMTAQQESDPRVARYKMLAANSGFAEVRGAHVPALRPPTWRPVSVTRPAPRS
- a CDS encoding NADP-dependent isocitrate dehydrogenase, giving the protein MTDSTIIYTHTDEAPALATYSFLPVVQAYASQAGVAVETRDISLAGRIIAVFPEYLTEDQRIPDALTELGELAKTPAANIIKLPNISASIPQLKAAIAELQGQGYALPNYPDDPKTDEEREIQARYDKVKGSAVNPVLREGNSDRRAPASVKNYAKTHPHRMGAWTPESKTNVATMGQNDFRSTEKSVVISEAGALKIELVAEDGTTTVLRESVPVLEGEVVDASVMRVAALREFLTAQVAKAKAEGVLFSVHLKATMMKVSDPIVFGHVVRAFFPKTFEKYGQALAAAGLSPNDGLGGILKGLDALPNGAEIKASFDAEIAEGPELAMVDSDKGITNLHVPSDVIVDASMPAMIRTSGHMWGPDGQEADTLAVLPDSSYAGVYQAVLDDCRANGAYDPSTMGSVPNVGLMAQKAEEYGSHDKTFEIKAAGTVRLVDQAGNVVIEQPVAEGDIFRACQTKDAPIKDWVKLAVTRARATGDPAVFWLDETRAHDANLIAKVNAYLPEHDTEGLDIRILAPVDATKLSVERIRRGENTISVTGNVLRDYLTDLFPILELGTSAKMLSVVPLMAGGGLFETGAGGSAPKHVQQLVKEDYLRWDSLGEFFALVPSLEQYATATNNPKAKVLADTLDRATATFLNEDKSPTRRVGGIDNRGSHFFLSLYWAQELAKQTDDADLAKAFAPLAETLTANEQKIVDELNAVQGKPAEIGGYYQPDPAKAAAVMRPSATWNEALASLS